CAAAGCAGCAAGTCAGTACTTATATTATTCATTCCCAAGAAGAAGAAATTAAACGGATTGCATTAGAACTTCACGAAGGTGTCGGACAAAACCTGTACAGTATTCTAACAGGTTTGCAGTTTGTTGAATCAGTAGTACAAGAGCCTCATATGAAAAATTATTTACGCGAAATGGAATCGCTGATTGAAAAGACCATTCAGGAAATCAGGCTGCTTTCTGTTGAATTGCATCCGCCTGCATTAACAACCCTTGGTTTACTCCCTGCTATTAAAAGCTATATTAAGTTATATACTTCGACTTTTGGTATTCTGGTTGATTTAGAATCGACTGGTAAGGAAAAATCAATTCCGGAGCGAAACAGTATCGCTGTTTTTCGGGTTTGCCAGGAAGCACTTACGAATATTGCGAAATATGCTGATACATCTAATGTAAAAATGAACTTTATCTGGAATAATGATGAATTAAAAATTACTATTCATGATTTCGGTAAAGGATTTCAACTTGAAGAACATGATGATGAACACCATCATTCATCTGGTCTTGCAGCAATGAAAGAAAGAATGCTTCTAACTGGCGGGCAGTGTATCATTTCCTCTAAAATAGGAGAAGGAACATCTATTGACCTATCTCTACCCTTATAAATTAAAGGAGAGTTAAACATTGATAAAAATCCTATTGGTTGATGATCATGCTGTTGTCAGAAGCGGCTTAAAAATGCTGCTGAATACGAATCCTGAAATCGAAGTAATCGGGGAAGCCTCAGAAGGAAATGAGGGAATCAAGAAAGCTTTAAAGCTGAAACCAGATGTGGTGGTCATGGACTTAAGCATGCCACATGGAAAAGATGGATTGTCTGCAACGACAGAGTTGAAAAAGTTAATGCCTGAGATAAATATTTTAATTCTTACAATGCATGATGATGAGGAATACTTATTCCGTGCGATTCAAGGCGGGGCATCTGGCTGTATTCTAAAAAGCGCCCCACACGATGAATTAATGGCAGCTATCGAGTCGGTTGCTGTTGGTGATGCTTATCTACATCCATCAGCACAGAAACGGTTAATGGAGGAATATTTAGGCAGCCTTAAAGGTGGCAGTGATACCTACAATCTCTTATCTGATCGTGAAAAAGAAGTTCTAACACTGATTGCTAAAGGCTACTCAAATAAGGAAATTGCAGAGCAGCTAGTCATTAGTGTAAAAACTGTAGAAACCCATAAAGGAAATTTGATGGAAAAACTACAAATGAAAACCCGGCCCGAGTTGGTGGAATATGCCGTTAAAAAGGGGTTATTAGGTTATGGTATTTAAGGAGAATGACCTGGGATGAAAGTAATTAAAGAACTGGAAGCGGTTACGGAGTTATGCAACAAGTTAATGGCTGCCGTAAATAGTGAATTTGTTGCTCTTGCCATTCAAAATGAATCTGGTCCTGATGTTAGATGGCATTATGCAACAGGCAATTTAAATGATAAGTACAAGAGAATAACGGTCCGTTACGGGAAAGGGATTGCCGGAAAAGTTATATCAAGTGGAAGTCCGATGATGATGTTCAACTTTCCGCATGATATTTTGGGAAAAGTAACCGATTATCCAATCGCACTTGCTGAAAAACTTGTGTCCTGTTATGCAGTTCCATTATTTTTTAATGCTGTTCCTAAAGGGGTATTGCTCGTAGGAAAAAGGGTGAAATATTCATTTACCGAAGAGGAGCAGGAAAAGGTAAAAGAATCTGCATTATCCTTGGAACAACTAGTAAAAGAGCAGTTATTGTGATGTGGGGGATGGGGAAATGGATACAGATTTTCAGCTAACCAAAAATGAACTGATGGATTATAAATTTGCCCTTGATGCATCATCGATTGTTGCCATCACCGATTCACGGGGTATGATTACATATGTGAACGATCAATTTTGTCATATCTCCAAATATTCACGGGAAGAACTTTTGGGACATGATCATCGAATTATTAATTCCGGTTTTCATTCTAGAGAATTTTTTAAAGAGATGTGGAGAACGATTGGTACAGGCAAGGTTTGGAAAGGTGAAATTTGTAATCAAGCAAAAGATGGAACCTATTATTGGGTTGATACAACGATCGTCCCGTTTTTAACTGATACGGGAAAGCCATATCAATATTTGGCGATTCGCTACGAAATTACGGAAAGAAAACGCGTGGAGCAAGAATTACAAAAAATGATGACGACCATCATTGATGTGCAGGAAGAAGAACGAAAGCGCTTATCAAGAAATTTACATGATGGAATTGGTCAAAATCTTTATAGTCACCTGATAACAATCAACCGGATGCTTTCTGAAATAGACCATCCGCTCCTTGTCCAGATGCAAAAAGAAGCGGCCCAATTGATTGAAGAAATCCGCGAAATCTCCTGGGAACTGCGTCCATCTGTATTAGATGACCTTGGGCTAGTACCCGCCATCCGTTCTTATTTATCCCGTTATTCAGACCATTACCATATCGATGTTTTTTTTGATTGCGTATTAAACCGCCGCCTTACTATCAGTATCGAATTGACGATTTATCGGATTATTCAAGAGGCATTAACAAATATCCGAAAATATGCTGAAGTATCGGAAGCAGCTGTGACTGTAAGAGAGATTGATGACGTGGTTAGGGTAATGATTGAAGACCAGGGAAAGGGTTTTGACACGAAAAAGCAATTGCCTGGTGTTGGCCTTTTCAGCATGGATGAAAGAGCTCGGTCTGTTGACGGTACCCTTACTATAAAAACTTCACCAGGAAAGGGAACAAAAATCATTTTAGAAGTACCAGGTTATTGAAGAGAATAAGAAAAGGGTGTCAGGCACCAAAAAGTGCCTGACACCCTTTTTCATTAGCTAATAGAAAAGAATTCAAATTTATTCTTTCCTAACGTATAAGTGCAACTGCGCTCTGGGTTCGCCCTTAGGGGCTCGCAAATCGGCAAGTTTTCTTTATATTCTAAATGAGCTTTTTAAACTAACAATCCGATTGAACACAAGCTTGTCAACTGTTGTGTCTTTTGGATCGACATTAAAATAGCCGTGTCTAAAGAATTGGAATTTTTCCTGTGGTCTGCTTTCTCTCATGTTTGGTTCGACAAAGCCTTGCAGCACTTCCAATGAGTTTGGATTAACATAATCAAGGAATGTTTTTCCTTCTTCATCAGCTTCTTCAGTTTCATCCAATATTAACGGTTCATATAAACGAAATTCAGCTGGAACAGCATGGGTTGCTTCTACCCAATGAATCGTTCCTTTTACTTTTCTGCCAGTAAAACCTGTACCGCTCTTTGTTTCTGGATCGTATGTGCAACGCAGCTCCACGACTTCACCATTTGCATCCTTAATGATTTCTTTACATTTAATGAAATATGCATTTTTTAGGCGAACCTCATTGCCAGGGAACAGACGGAAATATTTTTTTGGCGGCTCTTCCATGAAATCATCTTTTTCGATATAAATCTCACGGGAAAACGGAATTTTTCGTATTCCCATTTCTGGATTTTCTGGATTGATTTCTGCATCAAGCAATTCAATTTGGCCTTCCGGATAATTTGTGATAACTACTTTTAATGGGTTAAGGATACCCATTGTCCGTGGTGCTTTTAATTTCAAATCTTCACGGACAAAGTGTTCAAGCATTTGCGAATCAACGGTACTGTTGTTCTTAGTAATAGCTGTTTCGCTAACAAATGTCCGAATCGATTCAGGGGTGAACCCTTTTCTTCTCATCCCGGAAATGGTTGGCATCCGTGGGTCATCCCAGCCATCAACAAACCCTTCGTCTACCAATTGCTTAAGCTTCCGTTTACTCATAACAGTATTGGACACGTTTAAGCGGCCAAATTCGATTTGCTGTGGTGTGTTCTCCATTTCACTATGTTCCACAACCCAATTATAAAGGGGACGCTGATCCTCAAATTCAATCGTACAAATCGAATGAGTAACACCCTCAATCGCATCTTCAAGTGGATGGGCAAAAGCATACATTGGATAAATGCACCATTTATCCCCCGTGTTATGATGAGTAGCATGGGAGATACGGTAAATGACAGGGTCACGCAAATTAATATTTGGTGAGGCCATATCAATTTTTGCCCGCAAGACCTTTTGTCCGTTTTCGAACTCACCATTCCGCATCCGTAAAAATAAATCAAGGTTTTCCTCAACGGTTCGGTCGCGGTATGGGCTATTCTTCCCAGGCTCTGTCAGTGTGCCGCGGTATTCACGGATTTCATCAGCTGACAAGTCGTCTACATATGCTAAACCTTTTTTAATTAAAAGAACAGCTTTGTTATACATTTCTTCAAAATAATTGGAGGCAAATAATAAGTTATCCCATTCAAAACCAAGCCATTTTACGTCTTCTTTAATAGAATTTACATATTCGATATCTTCCTTTAACGGGTTGGTATCGTCAAAGCGTAAATTGGTTTTCCCGTTAAATTCATCTGCTAAGCCAAAATTGATGATAATCGATTTTGCATGTCCAATATGTAAATAACCGTTTGGCTCTGGTGGGAAACGAGTAATGATCTCCTGGTGCTTACCTGATTCCAAGTCTTTTATCATAATATCTTTAATAAAATTTGATGTTTGATTATCCACCATTTTCAACCTCTTTCTTCATTGTCTAGCTCCGGCCGCCATCTGCTCGGTCATAAGCCAACCCGTGTAAGAATATTGAAGAACAACTTTCCTGCCGGCTTGTCTTATCCTAGGCTGCTTCGTAGGCATTAAGGAAGATTAATCTTTGCTTCGTTTTACTTGCCAATCGATTAGTCTTCCTATTTCGCTAATAAGCAAGCGCCATCCGCTTTTCTTCATTTCTATTACTTATAAATAACATAAAAACTGATATTTTTCCATTGTTCCCAACAATTCATGAACAAAACAGGCATATTATGAAAAATTTTCAATTTTATCATTGGTAAACGAGGCATAAAAATACTAAAATGGTATCTTGAAAGTAATAAAAAGAAAGAGGTAGTGAAATGATTAACTTTGCTACAGTTGGAACAGGGTGGATTACCGAATCCTTTATCCAGGCAGCAAGCCTAAGCAAACAGTTTCAGTTAATGGGGGTATACTCACGAACAGAGGAGAATGCGAAAAAACTTGCTGATCAATATAAAGCTCCATATTTTTATTCAGATTTAGCAGAAATGGCGAAAAGCAAAGAAATACAGGCTGTATATATTGCTTCGCCTAATTCTGTCCATTTTGAACAAACACTAACCTTTTTGAAAAATAAAAAACATGTCATCTGTGAAAAGCCGATTTTTTCTAATACAGCTGAATTAGCAGAGGCATACCGGACAGCGGAAGAAAATGGAGTTTACTTGTTCGAAGCGATTCGAAATATCCATACACCTAATTTTAAAATTTTAAAGGAAAAGCTTCCTTTAGCTGGGAAGCTGAGAAGCACGATGCTTCCTTATATCCAATATTCCTCCCGGTATGATTTATTTTTGCAGGGAGAGGAGCCTAATATCTTCTCTGCCCAATACTCAGGTGGTGCACTGGTTGACTTAGGTGTCTATCCGCTATATTTAGCAGTTGGATTGTTTGGTGATCCGAATAAGGTTACCTATCACCCAGTGATGTTAAGAAGCGGTGTAGATGGAAGCGGGACGCTTGTGTTGGAATATAATGAATTCGTTTGTACGATTCTTTGTTCAAAGATATCTCATTCCGTTCTTCCTTGTGAGATTCATGGAGAGGCGGGAACCTTTGTCCTTGAAGATGCTGCGCCAATTTCTGAGATTAAATATATTGACAGCCACACAAAAGCAAGTCAAATCCTAAGTGTCGAGCAAGAAGAACAAAACATGGTCTATGAATGTTTAAATATCGCCCAAATCATTGAAACGAAAAATGATGAGGAGTATAATCGGCTAAAAAAATGGAGCGAAATTGTCCTCCGCATTACAGAAGAGGCACGAAAGCAAAATAAAATAATTTTTGCCGCAGAAAAATAAAAAAATGCCAGTGGATCTGTCTATCCACTGGCATTTTTTGTTTTTAGATAGGAAAGTATAATTTTCTTAGCTGAAATACTGCGACTACTCCTCTGTCTTACTCCTTCAGGACTCGCTAATCGGTGAATCTTCTTTATCACTTGTCTTATGACATCGGCTTTTACCAATCCAATGTTTTTACATGTAAGGAGCTTATGTGACATCTTTATGAAATGCATTAATTCGTTGATTTAAATCACATACCCGTTTTTTTCCGTTATTTATAGTTAAGATAACGAAAGAATGGAGGTAACGGTATGAAGTCAAAAGCTTGGTATAAGAAACAATTGAAATGTAAGCCTGTTCAAATCACAAGGTATATCGTTCAGGCAGTGTTTCTGTTGTTTTTACTATATGTAGGTCTGCAATTTTATCAATTTTATCAGCATTTTGAAACGAACGGAAAAACGCCCTTCGTCGAACGTCCATCTGCGGTAGAAGGATTTCTGCCTATCAGTGCTTTAGTGGCGCTGAAGGTTTGGTTGACGAGTGGAGAGTTTGATGTAATCCATCCGGCAGGACTTGTGCTGCTCTCGTTTTTTATTGGTGCAGGGATCCTCTTACGTAAATCATTCTGTAGCTGGATTTGCCCTGTTGGAACGGCTGGTGAAATGGTCGGCTGGCTTGGCAGGAAACTGTTTAAAAAGAACTTTGAATTACCGCAATGGCTTGTTTGGTTTTTAACGCCTATAAAATATGTCTTGTTGTTATTCTTTGTGGGTATGGTTATACAAATGGACATCTTCAGCGCAAAGAGCTTCCTTGTAGACCCTTATAATAAAGTTTCTGATGTAAAAATGTTATTACTATTCCTTAACATAAGCGGCTTTATGTTGAAATTTATAATTGTCATCTTTATTCTATCATTATTCTTCAGAAACTTTTGGTGCCGGTTCCTTTGCCCGTACGGTGCATTGATTGGTCTTGGTTCTATCTTTAGAGTTACCAAAATAGAGCGAAATGAAGATAC
The DNA window shown above is from Neobacillus sp. WH10 and carries:
- a CDS encoding sensor histidine kinase: MMDVLKSKQQVSTYIIHSQEEEIKRIALELHEGVGQNLYSILTGLQFVESVVQEPHMKNYLREMESLIEKTIQEIRLLSVELHPPALTTLGLLPAIKSYIKLYTSTFGILVDLESTGKEKSIPERNSIAVFRVCQEALTNIAKYADTSNVKMNFIWNNDELKITIHDFGKGFQLEEHDDEHHHSSGLAAMKERMLLTGGQCIISSKIGEGTSIDLSLPL
- a CDS encoding response regulator transcription factor, which gives rise to MIKILLVDDHAVVRSGLKMLLNTNPEIEVIGEASEGNEGIKKALKLKPDVVVMDLSMPHGKDGLSATTELKKLMPEINILILTMHDDEEYLFRAIQGGASGCILKSAPHDELMAAIESVAVGDAYLHPSAQKRLMEEYLGSLKGGSDTYNLLSDREKEVLTLIAKGYSNKEIAEQLVISVKTVETHKGNLMEKLQMKTRPELVEYAVKKGLLGYGI
- a CDS encoding GAF domain-containing protein, with the translated sequence MKVIKELEAVTELCNKLMAAVNSEFVALAIQNESGPDVRWHYATGNLNDKYKRITVRYGKGIAGKVISSGSPMMMFNFPHDILGKVTDYPIALAEKLVSCYAVPLFFNAVPKGVLLVGKRVKYSFTEEEQEKVKESALSLEQLVKEQLL
- a CDS encoding PAS domain-containing protein, with amino-acid sequence MDTDFQLTKNELMDYKFALDASSIVAITDSRGMITYVNDQFCHISKYSREELLGHDHRIINSGFHSREFFKEMWRTIGTGKVWKGEICNQAKDGTYYWVDTTIVPFLTDTGKPYQYLAIRYEITERKRVEQELQKMMTTIIDVQEEERKRLSRNLHDGIGQNLYSHLITINRMLSEIDHPLLVQMQKEAAQLIEEIREISWELRPSVLDDLGLVPAIRSYLSRYSDHYHIDVFFDCVLNRRLTISIELTIYRIIQEALTNIRKYAEVSEAAVTVREIDDVVRVMIEDQGKGFDTKKQLPGVGLFSMDERARSVDGTLTIKTSPGKGTKIILEVPGY
- a CDS encoding glutamine--tRNA ligase/YqeY domain fusion protein translates to MVDNQTSNFIKDIMIKDLESGKHQEIITRFPPEPNGYLHIGHAKSIIINFGLADEFNGKTNLRFDDTNPLKEDIEYVNSIKEDVKWLGFEWDNLLFASNYFEEMYNKAVLLIKKGLAYVDDLSADEIREYRGTLTEPGKNSPYRDRTVEENLDLFLRMRNGEFENGQKVLRAKIDMASPNINLRDPVIYRISHATHHNTGDKWCIYPMYAFAHPLEDAIEGVTHSICTIEFEDQRPLYNWVVEHSEMENTPQQIEFGRLNVSNTVMSKRKLKQLVDEGFVDGWDDPRMPTISGMRRKGFTPESIRTFVSETAITKNNSTVDSQMLEHFVREDLKLKAPRTMGILNPLKVVITNYPEGQIELLDAEINPENPEMGIRKIPFSREIYIEKDDFMEEPPKKYFRLFPGNEVRLKNAYFIKCKEIIKDANGEVVELRCTYDPETKSGTGFTGRKVKGTIHWVEATHAVPAEFRLYEPLILDETEEADEEGKTFLDYVNPNSLEVLQGFVEPNMRESRPQEKFQFFRHGYFNVDPKDTTVDKLVFNRIVSLKSSFRI
- a CDS encoding Gfo/Idh/MocA family oxidoreductase; translated protein: MINFATVGTGWITESFIQAASLSKQFQLMGVYSRTEENAKKLADQYKAPYFYSDLAEMAKSKEIQAVYIASPNSVHFEQTLTFLKNKKHVICEKPIFSNTAELAEAYRTAEENGVYLFEAIRNIHTPNFKILKEKLPLAGKLRSTMLPYIQYSSRYDLFLQGEEPNIFSAQYSGGALVDLGVYPLYLAVGLFGDPNKVTYHPVMLRSGVDGSGTLVLEYNEFVCTILCSKISHSVLPCEIHGEAGTFVLEDAAPISEIKYIDSHTKASQILSVEQEEQNMVYECLNIAQIIETKNDEEYNRLKKWSEIVLRITEEARKQNKIIFAAEK
- a CDS encoding 4Fe-4S binding protein; the encoded protein is MKSKAWYKKQLKCKPVQITRYIVQAVFLLFLLYVGLQFYQFYQHFETNGKTPFVERPSAVEGFLPISALVALKVWLTSGEFDVIHPAGLVLLSFFIGAGILLRKSFCSWICPVGTAGEMVGWLGRKLFKKNFELPQWLVWFLTPIKYVLLLFFVGMVIQMDIFSAKSFLVDPYNKVSDVKMLLLFLNISGFMLKFIIVIFILSLFFRNFWCRFLCPYGALIGLGSIFRVTKIERNEDTCTNCEMCTKVCPQRLKVHKAEKVNSLNCSACMSCVEACPVKDTLNMTVANKKVNKWFVPVTFFVLFFVVIGIAKITGHWDTIISYQEWKELIPNARYIGH